The nucleotide window ATCGTCGGCTCCACGGCAGGCATCACGGCATTCACCAAGGCAGAGAAATTCTGGCTCGGCACCATTCAGAGTGAGACCGTCATCCCCTCGTCACCATCCAGTCCAATGGCGATGCACTCATCACCTGGACACAGACTCTCGGGCGTTACTACAAGCTCCAAGAGAGCACCAACTTCTCCACCTGGACGGATAGCACGAGCCGGATCTTCGCCACCAGCACCAGTGGCAGCTTCACCGACACCGCACCCGCCGCAGGCATCGCCTACCGCATCATCGAGGTCACACCCAGCGTCGCACGCGTCTGGAACGAGCTCCTCCTCGGAGCCATCCGCCGCGACGTGCCGAATCCCCCCGGCCACGCACGCAACATCTTCCACACCGCCGCCGCCATGTACAACGCCTGGGCCGCTTATCACAGCACCGCAGTCGGCTTGTGCAAAACGAGAAAATCAGCCCCCTTCCAAGCGACATCGAAGCTGCACGCCACCAAGCCATCAGCTACGCCGCCTACCGCGTGCTGCGCACTCGTTTCCTCTCCAGCATCGGCGCCGGAGTCACCCTGCCACAGTTCGATGCACAGATGACCGCCTTTGGTTACTCGCCCTCCACCGCGCAGGCAGCACTCACCTCCCCTCACCACACCCGCCGAGCTGGGCAAGCGCTGCGGCCAAGCCGTCCTCACCTGGGGCACTGGAGACCAATTCACCAACACCACCTATCCGCAGGCCTACACCACCGCCGTGAACCCAAATATGGACCCGAACCTCAGCCTCAGCGTCCTCGGCAACAACGGTGAATTCCCCACGCACTACAACATGCCCTCGGCGTCGGCATCCCCACCAATACCGACCCCAATTTCTGGCAACCCCTCGCACTCTCTGCCAGCGTGACCCAAAATGGCATCCCCACACCTGGCGGCATCCAGGGCTACGTCGGCGTCCAGGGACTCGCCACACTCCCCTTCTCCCTCACCCGCGACAACCCCGTAATGCCATGGATCGACCTCTACGGCGGCCCCTCAAAGCTCAGCGTCCCTGGCACCCCCAGCAGCACAGACTCCATTTACAAAGAGGGAGCGCTCAGTGTCATCCGCGCCTCCAGCGAGCTCAATAGCACCACCACCATCAACATCTCCCCTGGAGCCATCGGCAACAACACCCTCGGAAACGATGACGGAACCGGCTTCGCTACCAATCCCATCACCGGTCTGCCCTACCCCACCAACAACGCCACCAAAGGCGACTATTACCGCGTCCTCGCCGAGTTCTGGGCTGACGGCCCCACACTCCGAGACACCCCAGGTCACTGGCAAGTCCTTGCCAATGAAGTAACGGACGATCCCGCTTTCGTGAAGCAACTCCGTGGTAGCGGCCCCGTGCTCAACGACCTCGAATGGGATGTGAAAACCTACTTCACGCTCGCCTCCGCCACTCATGATGCCGCCTGCGCCGCCTGGGCACTCAAGCGCTACTACTCCGGCACACGCCCCATCACCATGATCCGCTACATGGGCACCAGAGGCCAGAGCAGCAATCCCTCCGGCCCCAGCTACCACATCCAGGGCCTGCCACTCGAGACCGACGTCTGCGAAGTCATCACCGCAGCCACCACAGCCACTGGCGGCAAGCATGAATCCATCTGGGACATGTACACCCACAGCTACCAGCCCGGCGCATGGCACATCGGCGAGATCGCCGTGAAATCCTGGCCCGCAGAGCATCCAGATAATCCCGCCGCCAGCACTGGCCAGCCCGCCATCTATCAGAGCACCGTGCGCTGGATGCTGGCCAAAGATTGGGTCCCCTTTCAGCGCAAGACCTTCAACACACCCGCCTTCCCCGGCTACATCAGCGGTCACTCCACTTTCAGCCGTGCGGCGGCAGAGGCGCTCACACTGCTCACCGGCACGCCGAACTTCCCCGGCGGCTTCCACCACCACACCTACGCAGCGAATAGCATGCTCATCGACCTCGGACCCGCCGCCCCCGTCGATCTCCAATGGTGCACCTACTACGACGCCGCCGATCAGGCAGGACAAAGCCGCCGCTGGGGTGGCATCCACGTGCCAGAAGACGACTACCATGGCCGCGTCATCGGCGCAGAGGCTGGCACCAGCGCTGCCACCCTCGCCTTTAAATACTTTGATGGCAGCATCCTCACGGAAGCCCTCATCCCAGAGCAGATCTATGGTCCCAGCGGCACGGTCACCCTCACCTGCCCGATGCGCCGTGGCCTCTACTGCCACTGGGAATACAGCACCGATCTACAAACTGGACAGCCCTCACCACCACCTCTCAGGCCACCGAAACCACCATCACCACCACCGACACAGCCCCCGCAGGCATCCGCCGCTTCTACCGCGTCCGCTACGATGCAGCCCCGTGAGCCACGGCGATCGCTGCGTGATGCCTCTTGTTCTTGAGGAAGCCAATCGCGCCTCTTTCGTCGGCAGCACGCAAGATGGTTACTTGGTCAGAACTTCGCTTTGCTCACGCCTCGACCGACGTCATTCCTTTGACCGAGCAAATGGGTGCATGCACCTCACGGCACGGTGGTGAAACGATAAATCGTCTCGCTCTCGTAGCGCTCTTCGGGGCTGAGGAGTGTGGAGGGAAAGGCGGGCTGATTGGGTGAATCAGGGAGGTGCTGGGGTTCTAAGCAGAGGCCGCTGCGGTAGGCGTATTTCACCCCACCTTTGCCCTGCTGAGTGCCATTGAGAAAGTTGCCACTGTAAAACTGCATGCCGGGCTCCGTGGTGAGCACTTCCATGAGCCGGCCACTGATGGGTTCGAGCACGCTGGCGGCGAGGCGCAGTATGCCGGGCCGGCCATCAATGACAAAGCAGTGGTCATATCCACGGCCACGCACGATTTGCTCGTCAGTTGTAGAGTCGATGCGGTCGCCGATGCGGCTCGGATTTCGGAAATCGAGCGCGGTGCCCTCCACATCGGCTGTGTGGCCGAGTGGGATGAATCCGGCATCGACGGGGATGTATGACCGGGCGGAAAGGCAGAGCTTATGATCGAGCACGGTGCCAGCGGCATGCCCAGCGAGATTGAAGTAAGCGTGGTTGGTGAGATTGACGTGAGTCCAGGCATCGGTGACGGCCTGGTAACGCAAAGATAGCTCTCCTACGGCATTCAGAGTGATCCACACACGGGCAGTGAGTGTGCCAGGATAGCCGTCTTCACCATGCGGGCTCACACGGGTGGAAGCAGACGCCGCCTTCTGTTTCCTCAGCGTCCCACAGATGCCGTCCGAAGCCGACTAAGCCACCGTGGAGATGATGCGGGCCGTCATTGCAGGCGAGCTGGTCGTGTGCTCATTTACGGGTAGGTGCCCACCCGAGATGCGGTTGCCATATCGACCGACTGTGCAGCCGAAGTAGGAGCTGCCCTGTTCGTAACCCCGCACGTCGTCGTAACCGAGGGTAATGTCTTGGAGCTTGCCGCGGCGGTCTGGGGTGTGGAGTTGCACGATCGCTGCGCCGTAGTCGGTGAGGGCCAGGCGGATGCCATTGGCAGCCTTTAAGGTGAACAAGGATGCCTCGCGTCCGTCCGCGAGTTTGCCGAAGGCTGTCTGGTAATCTCGATCATGGGGGAGGTACATCGTAGGCCGCTGTGAGGATGGAGCAAACGGCTTCCACCTGGGATTGATCTGAAAACTCAGGCAGCATTGTGCACGATGCCTCTCAGTGCCGAGGCTGACATCATGGGCTGGAGCATGGCGAGTGCTGCCCGGACACAATTGGCATCTGCTCGGTGACGATTATGCACGAGGAGGACATCGGTGGCGAGCGGAGCGAGCGGGGCCGTATCTGCGTAGCTCTCCAGCACCGGTGCGGCATCTAGGATGATCCAGTCCACATGCCCCTGGGCGCGGCTGATCCAGGCACGATAGCCATCCAGCAGATCACTAGTGGCGTGCGCTGGCAGATCCAAGCCTGGGAGGAGATAGAGGCTACTACTGCCATGGCGGAGGTGCTCGAGGCTGGTGGCCCAGGCACCACGCCCTGTGCTGCCACCATACGGCGGGAAGCACTCATGCAGCAGGCCAGAGCGTGGATGACACTCCATGAGGAAGACGCGTCTGCCGAGGTGGCAAAAGGCAGCGGCGATGGCAGCGGAGAGTAATGACTTCCGTTCCCCACTGAGTGAGCTGGTGATGAGTACGATGCCACTGGTGCCAGTCTGACGAGGAGACTGGCGCTCTAACTCGGAGGTGAGCAGATGGAGTGCGCTACTCGCCCCGACGGGCTCCGGCTTCATCATCTGTTCCAGGGCTCTCTCTGGTGAGGCGGCCCGTACCCATGGAAAAGTGACCAAGGGCTGCGGGATGAGCTGAATGGAGCGTGTCTTATGCATTGGCTGCTGCATGACTGGCTGCAAAGTGGGCGATTCTACGACAGTAAGCTGCTGCGAGGATTCCTTTGGCCGATGCAACGAACTGCCGAGAGCTCTAGCAACACTGAGCACTCCACGACGCAGATCGAGAGCTCGCATGAGCATTGGAGCCATGGAAAACACGAGTCCGAAAACGGTCACAATCGCCGCGAGTGCGAGCAAAGACCCCGTGCGTTGGGTGCGTGTGGGGATGCTGGCGAGGTTTTGCACTCGGAGCTGGCCTAGGCCGTCTGTTGGCGATGCTACGGCAAAACGGGCGAAGTCGTTCAGGATGTTCGCCGCGAGCGTGGCATCTGAATCGGTGAAAAAGAGCTGCAGGGCATTTTTTTCTGCCAAGTGCTCGATGCGGAGGTTTTTCAGCACCTGCGTAGCGAGCGCAGCACGGGCAGCGGTGCCGACTAATGCGGGATTTTCACGTTGGGCGATGATTTCGACGACTTGCGCTGGGAATCCAGCGATGAACCGCTCCATGATGGCCGGATCACGCAGACGGCTCATGTGATGACTCAGCAGCATGGGGACACTCAAGGCAGAACCGCCAGCTTGTGCCGGCTGGTCCAGGGTGAGCCGCGCTTCTGCCTGAAATCTCTTCTCACGCCCTCCTAGCCAGGCATAGACCAATGCCCCGAGGCACATTCCCGCGAGCAGCCGCAGCATAAAGCCGCTCTCCAGCAGCGAGAGCAGTCCACTACGCTGATTTGACTCCACAGGGAGAAAGGCCTGCGGCTCTAACACTGGAGATACGCCACTGCTCGGTGCCAGAGGGTGCAGCACCTCGTGCTGGCAGTGGAGCTGTAGTTCAGCGGCATAGGAGGTGCTTTTTGACCCCAGGCACCTCTGGATAGGGGGTGTTTTTTGAAGTCAGTTTTTGGGAGCGAAAAAACGATTGTTCGACCTTCCTGCCATGCTTTGCAGAGGGCTTGTTTCGCTTTGAGGCGCTGGGATTCGGCTGTTTGGAGGCTGTGCAGGTGCCTTTTCTGACTTTCAGCACCCTTTACGGGTGCTTTAGCGAACCATACAGGCATAGCG belongs to Verrucomicrobiaceae bacterium and includes:
- a CDS encoding vanadium-dependent haloperoxidase, which gives rise to MTQNGIPTPGGIQGYVGVQGLATLPFSLTRDNPVMPWIDLYGGPSKLSVPGTPSSTDSIYKEGALSVIRASSELNSTTTINISPGAIGNNTLGNDDGTGFATNPITGLPYPTNNATKGDYYRVLAEFWADGPTLRDTPGHWQVLANEVTDDPAFVKQLRGSGPVLNDLEWDVKTYFTLASATHDAACAAWALKRYYSGTRPITMIRYMGTRGQSSNPSGPSYHIQGLPLETDVCEVITAATTATGGKHESIWDMYTHSYQPGAWHIGEIAVKSWPAEHPDNPAASTGQPAIYQSTVRWMLAKDWVPFQRKTFNTPAFPGYISGHSTFSRAAAEALTLLTGTPNFPGGFHHHTYAANSMLIDLGPAAPVDLQWCTYYDAADQAGQSRRWGGIHVPEDDYHGRVIGAEAGTSAATLAFKYFDGSILTEALIPEQIYGPSGTVTLTCPMRRGLYCHWEYSTDLQTGQPSPPPLRPPKPPSPPPTQPPQASAASTASATMQPREPRRSLRDASCS
- a CDS encoding galactose mutarotase, producing MSPHGEDGYPGTLTARVWITLNAVGELSLRYQAVTDAWTHVNLTNHAYFNLAGHAAGTVLDHKLCLSARSYIPVDAGFIPLGHTADVEGTALDFRNPSRIGDRIDSTTDEQIVRGRGYDHCFVIDGRPGILRLAASVLEPISGRLMEVLTTEPGMQFYSGNFLNGTQQGKGGVKYAYRSGLCLEPQHLPDSPNQPAFPSTLLSPEERYESETIYRFTTVP